The proteins below come from a single Aegilops tauschii subsp. strangulata cultivar AL8/78 chromosome 6, Aet v6.0, whole genome shotgun sequence genomic window:
- the LOC109778934 gene encoding receptor kinase-like protein Xa21 isoform X1 — protein MGLLIEPLLLAIIFLACSAGSATSMAPVSLSTFETSTSNTTDHLALMSFKSFIRSDPSQALASWGTGNLSVPLCRWRGVTCGVVALDLPELGLHGTVATELGNLTYLRRLHLPGSNLHGVLPPELGRLPDLSHLNLSDNSFQGRIPASLSNCTRLERLMLFNNSFQGDIPQELCLLRNLKVLNLGTNTLTGSILSGIGGLTNLIFLNLEINNLTGQIPQEIGGLVKLVKVGLGMNLLTGSIPASFGNLSSLYFLSLYSAQLTGSIPPLQNLSSLEVLELSKNYLKGSIPAWLGNLSSLGLINFDGNHLTGHIPYSLGNLPLLHVLSVSNNNFSGPIPQSLGNLGALIGLHLDHNELEGPFPLSLLNISTLAVLDLQYNNLSGSIPHSIGNKLPNIQQLLTSVNQFHGIIPPSLCNASMLQWIQGVNNFFSGTIPECLGIHQKDLTVVTFAENQLETSNDYDWGFISSLTNCSSLLLLDVGDNKLRGELPNTVGNLSTQLQYFVTNMNYITGKIPEGIGNLVNLEFIEMNNNLFEGTIPASFGKLKKLNQLYLTNNNLSGTIPLSFGNLQMLTVLSLGGNALSGPIPPNLSNCPLEKLDLDSNHLTGSVPKEIFSISTLSDYLHLGHNFLTGSISPEVGNLKNLAFLDISNNKIFGEIPSSIGDCQSLEYLNTSGNYLGGKIPQSLDRLTGLLMLNLSHNNLSGSIPKFLGTMKGLATLDLSFNNLDGEVPTSGVFANATSASVVGNAGLCNGIPQLKLPPCSSSTTKIQSQKVVIIISICGAVVFMALVFAVSAFYHRRRKMKSNMQTILINEQYMRVSYAELVGATNGFASENLIGAGSFGSVYMGTMRINDQQVVAAVKVLNLAQRGASQSFVAECETLRCVRHRNLVKILTVCSSIDYQGHDFKALIYEFLPNGNLDKWLHQQPTEDGEDMGLDLRMRLQIAIDVAYSLEYLHQHKPVPIIHCDLKPSNVLLDGEMVAHVGDFGLARFLHQDSDISTGWASMRGTLGYAAPEYGLGNEVSIQGDVYSYGILLLEMFTGKRPTESKFGEAIGLRKYVQMALEGRAANVIDSYLLPEIEDCEGSTSESDWTSRDMSIACISSIMHIGVSCSAEMPMDRLQIGNALKELQKIREKFHKELLGEGEPSN, from the exons ATGGGGCTACTCATTGAGCCTCTCTTGCTCGCCATCATCTTCCTTGCATGCTCTGCTGGTTCGGCCACTTCCATGGCACCGGTTTCATTGTCCACTTTTGAAACCTCCACCAGCAACACCACTGACCACCTTGCCCTTATGTCATTCAAGTCGTTCATAAGGAGTGACCCGTCACAGGCCCTGGCGTCTTGGGGCACAGGCAACCTATCTGTTCCGTTGTGCCGATGGCGCGGCGTAACGTGCGGCGTTGTGGCGTTGGACCTCCCCGAGCTTGGCCTTCACGGCACCGTCGCTACCGAACTTGGTAACCTCACCTACTTGAGGCGTCTCCATCTCCCCGGAAGCAACCTGCACGGCGTCCTACCGCCGGAGCTCGGCCGCCTTCCAGACCTCAGCCACCTGAACCTCTCCGACAACTCCTTCCAAGGGAGGATTCCGGCGTCACTTTCGAACTGCACCCGTCTTGAGCGCCTTATGCTCTTCAACAACAGCTTTCAAGGTGATATACCGCAGGAGCTCTGCTTGCTGCGTAATCTCAAGGTACTCAATCTTGGTACAAACACTCTTACAGGAAGTATCCTGTCGGGAATTGGGGGTCTCACGAACCTAATATTTCTCAACTTGGAAATCAACAACCTTACTGGACAAATCCCGCAGGAGATAGGAGGTCTTGTTAAACTCGTTAAAGTTGGTCTAGGTATGAATCTGCTGACCGGCTCTATCCCTGCCTCATTTGGAAACCTTTCATCCCTATATTTCCTTAGTTTATATTCAGCTCAGCTAACAGGAAGCATACCACCCCTGCAAAATCTTTCATCTCTCGAGGTCCTCGAGTTAAGCAAAAACTACCTCAAGGGAAGCATCCCGGCTTGGTTGGGAAATCTCTCATCTCTTGGATTAATTAATTTTGATGGAAACCACCTCACAGGACACATCCCATATTCATTAGGTAACCTTCCGTTGCTCCATGTCCTTAGCGTTTCAAATAACAACTTTTCAGGTCCCATACCACAATCACTTGGAAACCTTGGTGCCTTAATAGGCCTTCATCTAGATCACAATGAACTGGAAGGCCCTTTTCCTCTTTCACTACTCAACATTTCCACTCTTGCGGTTCTAGACTTGCAATATAATAATCTTAGTGGATCTATCCCACATAGCATCGGCAATAAGCTTCCAAATATACAACAACTTCTAACAAGTGTCAATCAATTTCATGGAATAATTCCACCATCCCTGTGCAATGCCTCTATGCTTCAATGGATCCAAGGAGTAAATAACTTCTTTTCAGGAACTATTCCAGAGTGTCTAGGAATTCACCAAAAGGACTTGACAGTTGTGACTTTTGCAGAGAATCAGCTTGAAACAAGTAATGATTATGATTGGGGCTTCATATCTAGCCTGACAAATTGCAGTAGTTTGTTGTTATTAGATGTGGGAGACAACAAGCTAAGAGGTGAGCTACCAAATACTGTTGGAAATCTTTCCACACAGCTGCAGTATTTCGTCACCAATATGAACTACATAACTGGAAAAATACCTGAAGGAATAGGGAATCTAGTTAACTTGGAATTCATTGAGATGAACAACAACCTTTTTGAGGGCACAATTCCGGCCTCATTTGGTAAACTCAAGAAGCTGAATCAGTTATACCTCACAAACAACAATCTTTCAGGAACCATTCCCTTAAGTTTCGGCAATCTTCAAATGCTAACTGTACTTAGTCTTGGAGGCAATGCACTCAGTGGACCAATACCTCCCAATCTAAGCAATTGTCCTTTGGAAAAGTTGGATCTCGATTCTAACCATCTCACTGGTTCAGTACCTAAAGAAATATTTTCCATCTCTACGTTGTCTGATTATCTGCATTTAGGACACAACTTTTTAACTGGCAGTATATCACCTGAAGTGGGAAATCTAAAAAACCTTGCGTTCCTTGACATATCTAATAATAAGATTTTTGGAGAGATCCCATCCTCCATTGGTGACTGCCAGAGCCTGGAGTATCTCAATACATCTGGAAACTACCTAGGAGGAAAAATTCCACAGTCACTAGACCGGCTGACAGGTCTCCTGATGCTTAATCTTTCTCACAATAACTTGTCTGGCAGCATCCCTAAGTTTTTAGGGACCATGAAAGGGCTTGCTACTTTGGATCTCTCATTCAACAACTTGGATGGTGAAGTTCCAACCAGCGGCGTATTTGCCAATGCAACTTCTGCCTCAGTTGTGGGAAATGCTGGGTTGTGTAACGGAATCCCTCAACTGAAGTTGCCACCTTGCTCCAGCAGCACCACCAAGATCCAATCTCAGAAAGTTGTCATCATAATCTCGATATGCGGTGCAGTTGTATTTATGGCATTAGTATTTGCAGTATCTGCATTTTACCATAGGAGAAGAAAAATGAAATCAAACATGCAAACAATACTCATCAATGAACAATATATGAGGGTTTCTTATGCAGAACTAGTCGGCGCAACAAATGGTTTTGCTTCCGAGAACCTCATCGGAGCAGGAAGCTTCGGCTCAGTGTACATGGGAACAATGAGGATCAATGACCAGCAAGTAGTTGCCGCTGTGAAGGTGCTCAACCTCGCACAGCGTGGTGCATCTCAAAGTTTTGTTGCGGAATGTGAGACCTTGAGATGTGTTCGACACAGGAATCTTGTGAAGATATTAACAGTGTGCTCAAGTATTGATTATCAAGGTCATGACTTCAAGGCCCTTATCTACGAGTTTCTGCCAAATGGAAACTTGGACAAATGGCTGCACCAACAACCAACGGAAGATGGTGAAGATATGGGACTAGATCTCCGGATGAGACTGCAAATTGCAATTGATGTAGCATATTCACTCGAGTATCTTCACCAACATAAGCCAGTGCCAATTATTCACTGTGATCTTAAGCCTagcaatgttctcctcgatggtGAAATGGTTGCTCATGTTGGCGATTTTGGGCTCGCAAGGTTTCTGCATCAAGATTCAGACATATCAACTGGCTGGGCATCAATGAGAGGCACACTTGGCTATGCTGCTCCAG AGTATGGGCTGGGCAATGAAGTCTCAATCCAGGGTGATGTGTACAGCTATGGCATACTATTGCTGGAGATGTTCACTGGGAAAAGGCCAACAGAAAGCAAATTTGGAGAAGCCATTGGCCTTCGCAAGTATGTCCAAATGGCATTGGAAGGCAGAGCAGCTAATGTCATAGATAGTTACTTACTACCAGAGATAGAAGATTGTGAAGGAAGCACTTCAGAGTCCGACTGGACAAGTAGAGACATGAGCATTGCTTGCATCTCTTCGATTATGCACATTGGAGTATCCTGTTCAGCAGAGATGCCAATGGATCGCTTGCAGATTGGAAATGCTCTGAAAGAGCTGCAGAAAATAAGAGAAAAATTTCACAAGGAGTTGCTCGGCGAAGGAGAGCCCAGCAATTGA
- the LOC109778934 gene encoding receptor kinase-like protein Xa21 isoform X2 gives MGLLIEPLLLAIIFLACSAGSATSMAPVSLSTFETSTSNTTDHLALMSFKSFIRSDPSQALASWGTGNLSVPLCRWRGVTCGVVALDLPELGLHGTVATELGNLTYLRRLHLPGSNLHGVLPPELGRLPDLSHLNLSDNSFQGRIPASLSNCTRLERLMLFNNSFQGDIPQELCLLRNLKVLNLGTNTLTGSILSGIGGLTNLIFLNLEINNLTGQIPQEIGGLVKLVKVGLGMNLLTGSIPASFGNLSSLYFLSLYSAQLTGSIPPLQNLSSLEVLELSKNYLKGSIPAWLGNLSSLGLINFDGNHLTGHIPYSLGNLPLLHVLSVSNNNFSGPIPQSLGNLGALIGLHLDHNELEGPFPLSLLNISTLAVLDLQYNNLSGSIPHSIGNKLPNIQQLLTSVNQFHGIIPPSLCNASMLQWIQGVNNFFSGTIPECLGIHQKDLTVVTFAENQLETSNDYDWGFISSLTNCSSLLLLDVGDNKLRGELPNTVGNLSTQLQYFVTNMNYITGKIPEGIGNLVNLEFIEMNNNLFEGTIPASFGKLKKLNQLYLTNNNLSGTIPLSFGNLQMLTVLSLGGNALSGPIPPNLSNCPLEKLDLDSNHLTGSVPKEIFSISTLSDYLHLGHNFLTGSISPEVGNLKNLAFLDISNNKIFGEIPSSIGDCQSLEYLNTSGNYLGGKIPQSLDRLTGLLMLNLSHNNLSGSIPKFLGTMKGLATLDLSFNNLDGEVPTSGVFANATSASVVGNAGLCNGIPQLKLPPCSSSTTKIQSQKVVIIISICGAVVFMALVFAVSAFYHRRRKMKSNMQTILINEQYMRVSYAELVGATNGFASENLIGAGSFGSVYMGTMRINDQQVVAAVKVLNLAQRGASQSFVAECETLRCVRHRNLVKILTVCSSIDYQGHDFKALIYEFLPNGNLDKWLHQQPTEDGEDMGLDLRMRLQIAIDVAYSLEYLHQHKPVPIIHCDLKPSNVLLDGEMVAHVGDFGLARFLHQDSDISTGWASMRGTLGYAAPG, from the exons ATGGGGCTACTCATTGAGCCTCTCTTGCTCGCCATCATCTTCCTTGCATGCTCTGCTGGTTCGGCCACTTCCATGGCACCGGTTTCATTGTCCACTTTTGAAACCTCCACCAGCAACACCACTGACCACCTTGCCCTTATGTCATTCAAGTCGTTCATAAGGAGTGACCCGTCACAGGCCCTGGCGTCTTGGGGCACAGGCAACCTATCTGTTCCGTTGTGCCGATGGCGCGGCGTAACGTGCGGCGTTGTGGCGTTGGACCTCCCCGAGCTTGGCCTTCACGGCACCGTCGCTACCGAACTTGGTAACCTCACCTACTTGAGGCGTCTCCATCTCCCCGGAAGCAACCTGCACGGCGTCCTACCGCCGGAGCTCGGCCGCCTTCCAGACCTCAGCCACCTGAACCTCTCCGACAACTCCTTCCAAGGGAGGATTCCGGCGTCACTTTCGAACTGCACCCGTCTTGAGCGCCTTATGCTCTTCAACAACAGCTTTCAAGGTGATATACCGCAGGAGCTCTGCTTGCTGCGTAATCTCAAGGTACTCAATCTTGGTACAAACACTCTTACAGGAAGTATCCTGTCGGGAATTGGGGGTCTCACGAACCTAATATTTCTCAACTTGGAAATCAACAACCTTACTGGACAAATCCCGCAGGAGATAGGAGGTCTTGTTAAACTCGTTAAAGTTGGTCTAGGTATGAATCTGCTGACCGGCTCTATCCCTGCCTCATTTGGAAACCTTTCATCCCTATATTTCCTTAGTTTATATTCAGCTCAGCTAACAGGAAGCATACCACCCCTGCAAAATCTTTCATCTCTCGAGGTCCTCGAGTTAAGCAAAAACTACCTCAAGGGAAGCATCCCGGCTTGGTTGGGAAATCTCTCATCTCTTGGATTAATTAATTTTGATGGAAACCACCTCACAGGACACATCCCATATTCATTAGGTAACCTTCCGTTGCTCCATGTCCTTAGCGTTTCAAATAACAACTTTTCAGGTCCCATACCACAATCACTTGGAAACCTTGGTGCCTTAATAGGCCTTCATCTAGATCACAATGAACTGGAAGGCCCTTTTCCTCTTTCACTACTCAACATTTCCACTCTTGCGGTTCTAGACTTGCAATATAATAATCTTAGTGGATCTATCCCACATAGCATCGGCAATAAGCTTCCAAATATACAACAACTTCTAACAAGTGTCAATCAATTTCATGGAATAATTCCACCATCCCTGTGCAATGCCTCTATGCTTCAATGGATCCAAGGAGTAAATAACTTCTTTTCAGGAACTATTCCAGAGTGTCTAGGAATTCACCAAAAGGACTTGACAGTTGTGACTTTTGCAGAGAATCAGCTTGAAACAAGTAATGATTATGATTGGGGCTTCATATCTAGCCTGACAAATTGCAGTAGTTTGTTGTTATTAGATGTGGGAGACAACAAGCTAAGAGGTGAGCTACCAAATACTGTTGGAAATCTTTCCACACAGCTGCAGTATTTCGTCACCAATATGAACTACATAACTGGAAAAATACCTGAAGGAATAGGGAATCTAGTTAACTTGGAATTCATTGAGATGAACAACAACCTTTTTGAGGGCACAATTCCGGCCTCATTTGGTAAACTCAAGAAGCTGAATCAGTTATACCTCACAAACAACAATCTTTCAGGAACCATTCCCTTAAGTTTCGGCAATCTTCAAATGCTAACTGTACTTAGTCTTGGAGGCAATGCACTCAGTGGACCAATACCTCCCAATCTAAGCAATTGTCCTTTGGAAAAGTTGGATCTCGATTCTAACCATCTCACTGGTTCAGTACCTAAAGAAATATTTTCCATCTCTACGTTGTCTGATTATCTGCATTTAGGACACAACTTTTTAACTGGCAGTATATCACCTGAAGTGGGAAATCTAAAAAACCTTGCGTTCCTTGACATATCTAATAATAAGATTTTTGGAGAGATCCCATCCTCCATTGGTGACTGCCAGAGCCTGGAGTATCTCAATACATCTGGAAACTACCTAGGAGGAAAAATTCCACAGTCACTAGACCGGCTGACAGGTCTCCTGATGCTTAATCTTTCTCACAATAACTTGTCTGGCAGCATCCCTAAGTTTTTAGGGACCATGAAAGGGCTTGCTACTTTGGATCTCTCATTCAACAACTTGGATGGTGAAGTTCCAACCAGCGGCGTATTTGCCAATGCAACTTCTGCCTCAGTTGTGGGAAATGCTGGGTTGTGTAACGGAATCCCTCAACTGAAGTTGCCACCTTGCTCCAGCAGCACCACCAAGATCCAATCTCAGAAAGTTGTCATCATAATCTCGATATGCGGTGCAGTTGTATTTATGGCATTAGTATTTGCAGTATCTGCATTTTACCATAGGAGAAGAAAAATGAAATCAAACATGCAAACAATACTCATCAATGAACAATATATGAGGGTTTCTTATGCAGAACTAGTCGGCGCAACAAATGGTTTTGCTTCCGAGAACCTCATCGGAGCAGGAAGCTTCGGCTCAGTGTACATGGGAACAATGAGGATCAATGACCAGCAAGTAGTTGCCGCTGTGAAGGTGCTCAACCTCGCACAGCGTGGTGCATCTCAAAGTTTTGTTGCGGAATGTGAGACCTTGAGATGTGTTCGACACAGGAATCTTGTGAAGATATTAACAGTGTGCTCAAGTATTGATTATCAAGGTCATGACTTCAAGGCCCTTATCTACGAGTTTCTGCCAAATGGAAACTTGGACAAATGGCTGCACCAACAACCAACGGAAGATGGTGAAGATATGGGACTAGATCTCCGGATGAGACTGCAAATTGCAATTGATGTAGCATATTCACTCGAGTATCTTCACCAACATAAGCCAGTGCCAATTATTCACTGTGATCTTAAGCCTagcaatgttctcctcgatggtGAAATGGTTGCTCATGTTGGCGATTTTGGGCTCGCAAGGTTTCTGCATCAAGATTCAGACATATCAACTGGCTGGGCATCAATGAGAGGCACACTTGGCTATGCTGCTCCAG GGTGA